In Acaryochloris sp. CCMEE 5410, the following proteins share a genomic window:
- a CDS encoding DUF1830 domain-containing protein has translation MIMIKTNQINFLKKNYNGSSSQKFSKEISQLRCSQQSSRVRCCYINPTTQTQIVRIDNVASGFLERVVLPHKKIIFEASPDDYLEVHTGNPISSILSDKILCHRLIYREFYPP, from the coding sequence ATGATAATGATTAAAACGAATCAGATTAATTTTCTAAAGAAAAATTACAATGGATCTTCTTCTCAAAAGTTTTCGAAAGAAATCTCGCAACTACGATGTTCACAGCAAAGCAGCCGAGTTCGGTGTTGTTACATTAACCCCACCACTCAAACTCAGATTGTTCGGATTGATAACGTTGCAAGTGGCTTCCTCGAACGGGTTGTGCTGCCCCACAAGAAAATTATCTTTGAGGCAAGTCCAGATGACTACTTAGAAGTTCATACAGGTAACCCAATTAGTTCAATTTTGTCAGACAAAATTTTGTGTCATCGTTTAATCTACAGGGAGTTCTATCCCCCATAA
- a CDS encoding MBL fold metallo-hydrolase, translating into MMFRQLFDHASCTYTYLIADPVINAAILVDPVLEQVDRDLKLLDELGLTLQFCLETHIHADHVTGTGKLRDIAGCLGIVPQGAQASCADRYIQDLELLELGKVIIQALATPGHTDNHMAYMVNGNLILTGDALLIRGCGRTDFQGGDAGTLYDTITQRLFTLPDTTLVYPGHDYRGFTASTIGEEKQWNLRIVGRDRDSFVQFMSHLDLPDPKKMMEAIPANEECGRVSVVV; encoded by the coding sequence TTGATGTTTCGCCAGTTATTTGACCATGCATCGTGTACATATACATACTTGATTGCTGATCCTGTAATCAACGCTGCTATTTTAGTTGATCCAGTTCTAGAACAAGTAGATCGTGACCTCAAACTTCTGGATGAGTTGGGATTAACACTGCAGTTTTGCCTAGAGACCCATATACATGCAGACCATGTCACAGGAACAGGTAAGTTGCGAGATATCGCAGGGTGCTTGGGAATTGTGCCCCAAGGCGCACAGGCATCCTGCGCGGATCGATACATTCAAGACCTTGAATTGCTTGAACTGGGCAAGGTCATCATTCAGGCGCTCGCTACGCCAGGACATACTGACAACCACATGGCCTACATGGTTAACGGGAACCTTATTCTCACAGGTGATGCTCTCTTAATTCGAGGGTGTGGGCGAACGGATTTCCAAGGTGGGGATGCTGGAACTCTCTACGACACAATCACACAACGCCTGTTCACCCTGCCAGATACCACACTCGTTTACCCTGGCCATGACTATAGAGGATTTACTGCTTCTACGATTGGTGAAGAAAAGCAGTGGAACCTCCGCATTGTCGGTCGGGATCGAGACAGCTTTGTCCAGTTCATGAGCCATCTTGACCTCCCCGACCCCAAGAAAATGATGGAGGCTATTCCTGCAAATGAGGAATGTGGTCGCGTGTCAGTTGTTGTATAA
- a CDS encoding heavy metal translocating P-type ATPase has protein sequence MQHLHSQGHTQHHHSHKNHGGHDKHAGHSPEMFKNRFFVCLILTFPVLYFSPSFQSWFNYQAIQFPASNWVNPILAIVVFFYGGWVFLQGAQREIKGKVGMMTLISLAITVAFIYSLAVTFGLEGEPFFWELVTLIDVMLLGHWIEMASVQGASRALEQLAKLMPSVAHRLVGGQLEDVSLEQLREGDLILIRPGEQVPIDGVVVEGTSSANESFLTGESRPVTKQEGDEVVTGAVNGEGALKAQVTRTGENTTLSQMMRLVEEAQNSRSKYQVLADKAAYWLTLIAIGIGTLTFIVWISLSDLVFAIGRTVTVLVIACPHALGLAIPLVIVNGTAIAAKNGILVRNREAFERAKTIKSAAFDKTGTLTEGRFGVQQIYTEGLSDENALAIATALESLSEHPLAQAIVEAAKRQRVNPPTVSGFKAVPGKGVEGTIDGRTYRVGRPEWSKELGYYFSPKLEHGLAKAEARGESVIALMVEGKTLALFALADQVRESARKAVRSLEAIGVQVVMITGDAKAVAQAVASDLGIQRYYARVLPQDKVRIVKELKIEGATAFTGDGINDAPALLEANLGIAIGAGTNVAIESADLVLVEDDPLDVGRAIKLGKATNNKMMQNLFWATGYNVVAIPLAAGVAYPFGFVLSPAVGAVFMSLSTVIVALNAITLRRVRLN, from the coding sequence ATGCAACATCTACATAGCCAGGGACATACACAACACCATCATTCACACAAAAATCATGGAGGGCATGATAAACATGCAGGGCATAGTCCCGAGATGTTCAAAAATCGCTTTTTTGTCTGTTTAATACTCACTTTCCCCGTTCTTTATTTTTCACCATCTTTTCAATCTTGGTTTAACTATCAGGCGATACAGTTTCCTGCATCAAACTGGGTAAACCCAATCCTAGCAATTGTCGTTTTCTTTTACGGAGGTTGGGTCTTTCTCCAAGGTGCTCAGCGAGAGATAAAGGGGAAGGTGGGCATGATGACCCTAATCTCCCTGGCCATCACTGTTGCTTTTATCTATAGTTTGGCCGTAACTTTCGGCTTGGAAGGTGAGCCATTTTTCTGGGAATTGGTCACGTTAATCGATGTTATGCTACTGGGTCACTGGATTGAAATGGCCTCTGTTCAAGGAGCTAGCCGTGCCTTAGAACAACTCGCTAAACTCATGCCATCAGTAGCTCATCGGCTAGTAGGAGGGCAGCTTGAAGATGTTTCCTTAGAGCAACTCCGAGAAGGTGACCTGATCTTGATTCGGCCTGGTGAGCAAGTCCCCATTGACGGAGTTGTTGTTGAAGGAACTTCAAGTGCCAACGAATCTTTCCTCACGGGTGAATCACGTCCTGTGACTAAACAGGAAGGAGATGAAGTTGTGACTGGAGCAGTCAATGGTGAAGGAGCCTTAAAGGCCCAAGTGACTCGAACGGGAGAAAATACTACCCTCAGCCAGATGATGCGCCTGGTCGAAGAGGCCCAAAATTCGAGAAGTAAGTATCAGGTTTTGGCCGACAAAGCAGCATATTGGTTGACTTTGATTGCTATTGGTATTGGAACATTGACATTCATTGTCTGGATTTCACTGAGCGATCTAGTATTTGCTATTGGTCGTACGGTGACTGTATTAGTTATTGCATGTCCCCATGCCTTGGGACTGGCAATCCCTCTAGTGATTGTTAATGGAACTGCGATCGCTGCAAAAAATGGAATTCTCGTCCGTAATCGTGAAGCTTTCGAGCGAGCAAAAACTATTAAATCAGCTGCTTTTGACAAAACTGGTACATTAACAGAGGGAAGATTTGGCGTTCAGCAAATTTATACTGAAGGCTTGAGTGATGAGAATGCTTTGGCTATTGCAACTGCTTTAGAGTCCCTCTCAGAACACCCTTTAGCACAGGCTATAGTAGAAGCAGCAAAACGACAAAGAGTGAACCCTCCTACCGTTAGTGGGTTTAAGGCAGTCCCAGGTAAAGGTGTAGAGGGAACCATTGATGGTAGAACTTACCGAGTAGGACGACCAGAGTGGTCAAAAGAGCTGGGTTATTACTTCTCTCCCAAACTTGAACATGGATTAGCAAAAGCTGAAGCAAGGGGAGAAAGTGTCATTGCTTTAATGGTTGAAGGAAAAACCCTGGCACTTTTTGCTTTGGCAGATCAAGTTCGTGAAAGTGCTAGAAAAGCAGTCCGAAGCTTAGAAGCAATTGGCGTCCAAGTTGTGATGATTACTGGTGATGCAAAAGCTGTAGCCCAAGCTGTTGCCAGTGACTTGGGTATTCAACGTTACTATGCTCGCGTATTGCCTCAAGACAAAGTCCGAATTGTGAAAGAACTAAAAATTGAAGGGGCTACAGCCTTCACAGGGGATGGGATCAATGACGCTCCTGCGCTATTAGAGGCCAACCTAGGAATTGCCATTGGTGCCGGAACGAACGTTGCGATTGAATCTGCCGACCTAGTGTTGGTTGAGGATGACCCCTTGGATGTCGGACGTGCCATAAAGCTGGGCAAAGCGACCAACAACAAGATGATGCAGAATTTGTTCTGGGCAACTGGTTATAACGTTGTGGCAATCCCTCTGGCCGCTGGTGTGGCCTATCCTTTCGGCTTTGTGCTTTCTCCAGCTGTAGGAGCGGTGTTTATGAGCCTTTCCACAGTGATTGTGGCTCTTAATGCCATAACCCTGCGCCGGGTGAGGTTGAACTAG
- a CDS encoding isoprenylcysteine carboxylmethyltransferase family protein: protein MKYSAYGLWSLVIINSLVFIFFAFSFTKPNNPRDWRSFGAFSAFIVALFTEMYGFPLTIYLLSGWLQSRFPQLDLLSHEAGHLWHTLLGLKGNPHFDPLHILSNVLIFAGFILIALAWRVLYAAQQRHQLAITGLYERVRHPQYDGFVLIMLGFLLQWPTILTLLMFPVLVWMYTRLAVLEEHEMRKEFGDVYRRYAAQTPAFFPRFGRAKQNRHKTPQ, encoded by the coding sequence ATGAAATATTCTGCTTATGGTCTGTGGTCCTTGGTGATTATTAACTCTCTCGTCTTTATTTTTTTTGCTTTCAGCTTTACCAAACCAAATAATCCCCGTGATTGGCGCTCTTTTGGGGCATTCTCAGCTTTCATCGTGGCTTTGTTTACAGAAATGTATGGTTTTCCCCTAACGATCTATCTGCTTTCAGGTTGGTTACAAAGCCGCTTTCCACAGCTAGATCTCCTTTCTCACGAAGCAGGACATCTTTGGCATACGTTGTTGGGCTTGAAGGGGAATCCGCACTTCGACCCCCTCCACATCCTTAGTAACGTTCTTATTTTTGCTGGATTTATTCTCATTGCTTTAGCCTGGAGAGTTCTCTATGCAGCCCAACAGCGTCACCAATTAGCCATCACGGGCCTCTATGAAAGAGTACGCCATCCTCAGTACGACGGGTTTGTGCTGATTATGTTGGGCTTCCTTTTGCAGTGGCCTACCATTCTAACCTTGCTGATGTTTCCAGTCTTGGTGTGGATGTATACCCGGTTAGCGGTTCTAGAAGAGCACGAAATGCGCAAAGAGTTTGGTGATGTTTATCGTCGCTACGCGGCCCAAACACCTGCTTTTTTCCCTCGATTTGGCAGAGCGAAACAAAATCGCCATAAAACACCTCAA
- a CDS encoding cupredoxin domain-containing protein: MLPKDKLLNNLFGLGLLLGILTSTAVAQPTDSNSQQTSQFRRIEQPLSLKVGVTLGGLALIGLELWWFQFSKTKAQRAEVHQGFQEIDVIVDGGYDPNRIMLQAGRPVRLNFLRKDPSSCLEKVILPDFHKSVDLILNNTTTVEFTPQQPGTYTFHCGMNMFRGTLNVQGGKQTVPSENSQVDQEGLASATLTKPTAVVQLAQLYQGVQEASITVDKGYIPDRVIVQAGLPVKLKFLRKDANSCLQKVVLQDFDLVVELPLDQTTPVDFIPQHPGEYQFTCGMGMFQGVVEVQASRMKGCCGGPSVNNS; the protein is encoded by the coding sequence ATGTTGCCGAAAGACAAGCTGTTGAACAATCTCTTTGGTTTGGGATTATTGCTAGGAATTCTGACCAGTACAGCCGTTGCCCAACCAACAGACTCAAACTCGCAACAGACCAGTCAATTTCGCCGCATTGAGCAACCTCTATCACTAAAAGTGGGTGTCACTCTAGGAGGCTTAGCGTTGATTGGCTTGGAACTGTGGTGGTTTCAATTTAGTAAAACTAAAGCTCAACGAGCTGAAGTACACCAAGGTTTTCAGGAAATCGACGTCATCGTCGATGGTGGTTATGATCCAAACCGAATTATGCTTCAGGCTGGTCGGCCCGTTCGACTTAATTTTTTACGCAAGGATCCCAGCAGCTGCCTTGAGAAAGTGATATTACCAGATTTCCACAAATCAGTAGATTTAATCTTGAATAATACAACTACAGTAGAATTCACCCCACAACAACCAGGAACCTATACCTTCCACTGCGGTATGAATATGTTTCGAGGAACCTTAAATGTGCAAGGGGGAAAACAAACAGTTCCCTCAGAGAATTCCCAGGTGGATCAAGAGGGTTTGGCATCCGCTACCTTGACAAAGCCAACCGCAGTCGTGCAGTTAGCTCAACTCTATCAAGGGGTTCAGGAAGCGAGTATTACCGTTGATAAAGGGTATATACCTGACCGTGTGATTGTTCAAGCGGGTCTCCCTGTAAAGCTCAAGTTTTTGCGCAAGGATGCCAATTCCTGTTTGCAAAAGGTTGTGCTACAAGACTTTGATCTGGTTGTGGAACTACCGCTTGATCAGACCACTCCTGTGGATTTTATTCCTCAGCACCCCGGAGAATATCAGTTTACCTGTGGTATGGGGATGTTTCAAGGTGTTGTGGAAGTTCAGGCATCTCGAATGAAAGGGTGTTGTGGAGGCCCAAGCGTCAATAACAGTTAA
- a CDS encoding heavy-metal-associated domain-containing protein — MKTRLLHLKNINCDFCADTIERAVNSLSGVIECQVNVDLKQAMVQYNPQLIMLATIQSALAKAGYEVELLTEHTNPLTS, encoded by the coding sequence ATGAAAACTCGTCTTCTCCACTTAAAGAATATTAATTGTGACTTTTGCGCTGACACGATCGAACGGGCCGTTAACAGTCTGTCGGGTGTAATTGAGTGCCAGGTGAATGTTGACCTGAAGCAGGCCATGGTTCAATATAATCCTCAACTCATCATGTTGGCGACCATTCAGAGCGCTCTCGCTAAGGCAGGGTATGAGGTTGAGCTGCTTACTGAGCATACCAATCCGTTAACGAGTTAA
- a CDS encoding DUF2808 domain-containing protein, translating to MLILTALVPTTLLAKSSSAVPLPNGQTAFNSPPNLIKAASSYSSSNLPSTYFFTLKIPDNAGEPLKAVKIVQRKNRETIRYKGNATRAFRGNRWARGPQLSLAAIGGPTKPGEMMVVFDPPVQPGKTVTVALKAKQNPTFGGVYQFGVTAYPAGERSIGQFLGYGRLNFYSD from the coding sequence ATGCTTATACTCACTGCTCTAGTACCGACTACACTGCTGGCTAAGTCTTCATCTGCTGTTCCGCTGCCTAATGGCCAAACTGCCTTTAACTCTCCTCCGAACTTGATTAAAGCCGCAAGTAGCTACAGCAGCAGCAATTTGCCGTCAACGTATTTCTTCACTTTGAAAATCCCCGACAATGCTGGGGAACCGCTTAAAGCAGTAAAGATCGTTCAGCGTAAAAACCGAGAAACCATTCGTTACAAAGGCAATGCTACGCGAGCGTTTCGAGGAAATAGGTGGGCACGAGGGCCTCAACTCTCCCTGGCTGCAATTGGAGGACCTACTAAACCAGGGGAAATGATGGTTGTGTTTGATCCACCTGTACAACCAGGCAAGACTGTGACAGTTGCGCTCAAGGCCAAGCAAAACCCCACATTTGGTGGTGTTTATCAGTTTGGTGTGACCGCTTATCCAGCAGGAGAGAGGAGCATTGGTCAGTTCCTCGGCTATGGCCGACTTAACTTTTACAGCGACTAA
- a CDS encoding heavy metal translocating P-type ATPase, which yields METRHLRLRGMSCASCANTIEQAIRAVRGVEDCNVNFAMEQATVQYNPLTTNLEAVQQAVADAGYAAQPVQDIAHDAEDAEKVAREAEQRELSRKLMVGSILSVLLVIAVLPNMTGLALPWIPLWLRNSWTQLVLATPVQFWVGKAFFVGAWKAFKRHAADMNTLVALGTGVAYLYSLFVTAFPRVLLAQGIRPDVYYEVAAVVVTLVLLGRLLENRARGQTSEAIRKLMGLQAKTARVIRAGEEIDLPLEAVVVDDVIVVRPGEKIPVDGNVIEGASSVDEAMVTGEPMPVSKKSGDEVIGATINKTGSFKFRASRVGKDTVLAQIVQLVQDAQGSKAPIQQLADQVTGWFVPVVMAIAIATFVIWFDTMGNLTLALLTTVGVLIIACPCALGLATPTSIMVGTGKGAENGILIKDAESLELAHQLQAIILDKTGTLTQGKPTVTNYATLKGTANGQELTLLQMAAAVERNSEHPLADAVVQYAKAQGIQWPLPDVHQFEAVAGMGAQGVVFNRFVQIGTQRWMDALGFDTQPLQTQRQAWEANAKTTAWIVVDGQVEGLMGIADALKPTSVEAVRTLQRMYLEVVMLTGDNQQTAEAIAREVGIKRVFAEVRPDQKAAQVKALQAEGKRVAMVGDGINDAPALAQADVGIAIGTGTDVAIAASDITLISGDLGGIVTAIQLSHATMRNIRQNLFFAYIYNVSGIPIAAGILYPFFGWLLSPMIAGAAMAFSSVSVVTNALRLRHFQPTTR from the coding sequence ATGGAAACAAGACATCTACGCTTGAGAGGCATGAGCTGTGCTTCCTGCGCCAATACCATTGAGCAAGCTATTCGTGCTGTTCGGGGTGTTGAAGACTGCAACGTCAATTTCGCGATGGAACAAGCCACCGTTCAGTACAATCCCCTAACCACTAATCTAGAAGCGGTCCAGCAGGCAGTGGCTGATGCTGGATATGCAGCTCAACCCGTCCAAGACATTGCTCATGATGCCGAGGATGCAGAGAAAGTCGCCCGTGAAGCGGAGCAGCGGGAACTTTCCCGTAAGTTGATGGTTGGTAGCATCCTCAGTGTCCTACTCGTGATAGCTGTCCTGCCCAATATGACCGGACTAGCTTTACCCTGGATTCCGCTATGGTTGCGGAATTCCTGGACGCAGTTGGTGCTAGCCACACCTGTTCAGTTCTGGGTGGGTAAAGCTTTCTTTGTCGGCGCTTGGAAAGCCTTCAAGCGTCATGCCGCTGATATGAATACGCTGGTCGCCTTGGGAACAGGTGTGGCATACCTCTATTCACTATTTGTCACTGCTTTTCCCAGGGTTCTGCTGGCTCAGGGAATTAGACCGGATGTTTACTACGAAGTGGCAGCCGTCGTTGTCACGCTAGTTTTGTTGGGGCGGTTGTTAGAAAATCGCGCTAGGGGCCAAACCTCAGAAGCCATTCGCAAGCTTATGGGACTACAAGCAAAAACCGCTCGGGTCATTCGGGCTGGAGAAGAAATTGATCTGCCGCTAGAAGCTGTAGTTGTTGATGATGTGATTGTCGTGCGTCCAGGCGAAAAAATTCCGGTAGATGGCAATGTGATCGAAGGCGCTTCAAGCGTGGATGAGGCAATGGTGACTGGGGAACCCATGCCTGTATCCAAGAAAAGTGGAGACGAAGTGATAGGGGCTACGATCAACAAGACGGGCAGCTTCAAGTTTCGAGCGTCAAGAGTAGGGAAGGATACGGTACTCGCGCAGATTGTCCAGCTCGTGCAAGATGCTCAAGGCTCAAAAGCCCCCATTCAACAATTGGCCGATCAGGTCACGGGCTGGTTTGTGCCCGTGGTCATGGCAATCGCCATCGCCACCTTTGTGATCTGGTTTGATACGATGGGCAACCTGACGCTGGCCCTATTGACCACAGTTGGTGTGTTGATTATTGCCTGTCCCTGTGCCTTGGGGTTGGCCACACCCACATCGATCATGGTGGGAACGGGCAAAGGAGCTGAAAATGGCATCTTGATCAAGGATGCAGAAAGTTTGGAACTGGCCCATCAATTGCAAGCCATTATCCTGGATAAGACGGGAACGCTCACCCAGGGAAAACCCACTGTCACTAACTATGCCACGTTGAAAGGGACGGCTAATGGTCAAGAGCTAACCCTTCTGCAAATGGCAGCAGCGGTGGAACGAAACTCGGAACATCCTCTGGCAGATGCCGTAGTTCAGTATGCCAAAGCCCAAGGTATTCAGTGGCCCTTACCGGACGTTCATCAGTTTGAGGCTGTAGCGGGGATGGGTGCTCAAGGAGTTGTGTTTAATCGTTTTGTCCAAATCGGAACACAGCGCTGGATGGATGCCTTAGGATTCGATACGCAACCGTTGCAAACACAACGTCAAGCTTGGGAAGCCAACGCCAAGACCACGGCCTGGATTGTTGTCGATGGTCAAGTTGAAGGACTGATGGGGATTGCTGATGCCCTGAAGCCCACCTCAGTAGAAGCAGTCCGAACCCTGCAAAGAATGTACTTAGAAGTGGTGATGCTGACGGGAGACAACCAGCAGACAGCTGAAGCAATTGCTCGTGAGGTTGGTATTAAACGAGTATTTGCTGAAGTTCGCCCTGACCAAAAGGCAGCTCAGGTAAAAGCGTTGCAAGCTGAGGGAAAACGAGTTGCTATGGTTGGGGACGGGATCAATGATGCCCCGGCCCTGGCTCAAGCTGATGTGGGGATTGCGATTGGCACGGGGACGGATGTGGCGATTGCCGCCAGTGACATCACACTCATTTCTGGTGATCTCGGGGGTATCGTGACTGCCATACAACTGAGCCACGCCACAATGCGCAACATTCGCCAAAATCTCTTCTTTGCGTACATTTACAACGTCTCGGGCATTCCCATTGCGGCAGGGATTCTGTATCCCTTCTTCGGCTGGCTTCTCAGTCCGATGATTGCTGGGGCAGCAATGGCCTTTAGTTCAGTTTCGGTCGTGACCAACGCCCTGCGGTTGCGACACTTTCAGCCTACTACTCGCTGA
- a CDS encoding DUF2933 domain-containing protein, which translates to MAKHHAIRWRSPAGIALLIFLGIITFFLVTEHLAHVIPVLPWLLLLACPFIHLFMHSGHGGHSGHSGHGGHSEHGVHGNDNKDSLEGGPR; encoded by the coding sequence ATGGCTAAGCATCATGCAATCCGTTGGCGATCGCCCGCTGGAATCGCCCTATTGATATTTCTCGGCATTATCACCTTTTTTCTGGTGACTGAACATTTAGCACATGTCATTCCTGTCTTACCCTGGCTTTTGCTCCTTGCTTGCCCGTTCATTCATTTATTTATGCATAGCGGACACGGTGGGCACAGTGGACATAGTGGACATGGTGGGCATAGTGAACATGGCGTACATGGCAATGACAACAAAGATAGCTTAGAAGGAGGGCCAAGATGA
- a CDS encoding LysR family transcriptional regulator: MTIELRQLEYFVVVAEELNFRRAAERLHIAQPPLSRKIRQLEQEIGVELLHRTTRKTELTAAGQMYLPEAKRVLAQVKQASAVAKLAEQGKFGHLRIGFEGSSAYDIVPESVRAFKERCPDVTVFAHEMATGDQVQAIREGRVGVGFMVPLGFYGPDLKTKTILQEPLVAVLPRDHVSASQPVVNLSTLRDETFIICPRQYQCGLYDHTITVCHEAGFSPKLIQETHEVQSILGFVAAGLGVALLPASVQRLQRSHITYRPFNPPLEKLNLVIAWRSKNAPPMLPAFLDVVQKVVHQILGDKAMPETNISQLVEVATHY, from the coding sequence ATGACGATTGAACTTCGCCAGCTTGAATACTTTGTAGTAGTTGCAGAAGAGTTAAATTTTCGTCGGGCTGCTGAGCGCCTTCACATCGCTCAACCTCCTCTTAGCCGAAAGATTCGCCAATTAGAGCAAGAAATTGGAGTCGAGTTATTACACCGGACAACACGAAAAACAGAGTTGACTGCGGCAGGTCAAATGTATCTACCAGAAGCTAAACGGGTACTGGCCCAGGTTAAACAAGCCTCTGCTGTAGCAAAACTGGCAGAGCAAGGTAAGTTTGGCCATCTCAGAATTGGATTTGAAGGATCTTCGGCTTACGATATTGTCCCGGAATCAGTCAGAGCATTCAAGGAGAGATGCCCTGATGTTACTGTGTTTGCACACGAGATGGCCACAGGTGATCAGGTTCAGGCAATTCGTGAGGGGAGAGTTGGAGTGGGGTTTATGGTACCACTAGGCTTTTACGGGCCTGACCTTAAGACCAAGACTATTTTGCAGGAACCTTTGGTTGCTGTTTTACCCCGAGATCACGTATCCGCGAGTCAGCCTGTTGTCAATTTGAGTACTCTAAGAGATGAAACATTTATTATTTGTCCTCGCCAGTATCAGTGCGGGTTGTATGACCATACCATCACAGTTTGCCATGAGGCTGGATTTAGTCCCAAGTTGATTCAGGAAACTCACGAAGTACAGAGCATTCTAGGTTTTGTAGCAGCAGGTTTAGGGGTTGCACTGTTGCCAGCTTCTGTACAACGATTGCAACGATCTCATATCACTTACCGTCCCTTCAATCCGCCTTTGGAGAAGCTTAACTTAGTTATTGCATGGCGCTCAAAAAATGCGCCACCGATGTTGCCTGCATTCTTGGATGTGGTACAAAAGGTTGTTCATCAAATATTAGGGGATAAAGCAATGCCAGAAACCAATATTTCTCAGCTTGTAGAAGTGGCAACACATTATTGA